A genomic stretch from Limnobacter thiooxidans includes:
- a CDS encoding efflux RND transporter periplasmic adaptor subunit gives MNSVDLDKLKIKRESGYAPQAPKGRGKSMVKWLGIAFALAVLWFAFNALQGRTLEVETTRVTTAWPSRQFTTLDATGYVVAKTRAAVASKGTGRVEWLGVREGDQVQAGTVVARLESDDVQATYRAAQANADVAKSAIANAQTELNDAKDNLQKSNVLLQNGLIAQTTLRDARSRADRAQLAVQSAKASYAAALANQDNAKNALDNTEIRAPFDGVVISRSANVGDIVTPLSSAADAKGAVVVMADMNTLEISADVSESALSKIAVGQGCEIALDAYPEKRYRGEVASIVPTVNRASATVTANIRILDKDAGILPDMSARVSFLSQPLEQATSAPLLAVSPNALISRGEQSFVAVVESGKVQLIEVKKGPLLGDLQAISQSTQSTLKVGQSLVINPPGDLESGQLVSIKE, from the coding sequence TTGAACTCGGTTGATCTGGACAAACTGAAAATCAAACGCGAATCTGGCTATGCACCTCAAGCCCCCAAGGGCCGAGGAAAAAGCATGGTGAAGTGGCTGGGTATCGCATTTGCGTTGGCTGTGCTTTGGTTCGCGTTCAACGCGCTGCAAGGCCGAACACTTGAAGTGGAAACCACGCGGGTCACCACCGCATGGCCTTCCCGGCAGTTCACCACGCTGGATGCCACCGGCTACGTGGTTGCAAAAACCCGCGCTGCGGTTGCCTCCAAGGGGACAGGCCGGGTTGAATGGCTGGGGGTGCGAGAGGGTGATCAGGTCCAGGCGGGCACGGTTGTGGCCCGGCTTGAAAGTGACGATGTTCAGGCCACTTACCGCGCTGCACAGGCGAATGCCGATGTGGCCAAATCAGCCATTGCCAATGCACAAACCGAATTGAACGATGCCAAGGACAATCTTCAAAAATCCAATGTGTTGTTGCAGAACGGCCTGATAGCACAAACCACTTTGCGCGATGCCCGTTCACGCGCTGACCGTGCACAACTGGCCGTGCAAAGTGCCAAAGCCTCGTATGCAGCAGCGCTGGCCAACCAGGACAATGCAAAAAATGCACTCGACAACACCGAGATTCGTGCGCCGTTTGATGGCGTGGTGATTTCTCGTTCTGCCAACGTGGGAGACATTGTGACGCCGCTGTCATCGGCTGCGGACGCCAAGGGTGCTGTGGTGGTGATGGCCGACATGAACACGCTGGAGATCAGCGCGGATGTGTCCGAATCAGCCTTGTCCAAAATCGCAGTGGGGCAGGGCTGCGAGATTGCACTCGACGCTTATCCTGAAAAAAGGTATCGCGGTGAAGTGGCGTCCATTGTTCCCACTGTGAACCGGGCCAGCGCCACGGTCACGGCCAACATTCGCATTCTTGACAAAGACGCCGGTATCTTGCCCGACATGAGCGCCAGGGTCAGCTTTCTGAGCCAGCCCTTGGAGCAGGCCACCAGCGCCCCTTTGCTGGCTGTTAGCCCCAATGCCTTGATTTCGCGTGGTGAACAGAGTTTTGTAGCCGTAGTGGAAAGTGGCAAGGTGCAGTTGATCGAGGTCAAAAAAGGTCCGTTACTCGGCGACCTTCAGGCCATTTCACAATCCACTCAAAGCACCTTGAAGGTTGGTCAATCCTTGGTCATAAATCCGCCTGGTGATCTTGAGTCGGGTCAACTGGTTTCGATCAAGGAGTAA